A part of Vulcanisaeta moutnovskia 768-28 genomic DNA contains:
- a CDS encoding N-6 DNA methylase yields MYLIDEQYEIQRSVDRKSTSSYYTSRDGLAVIRNFLKELSEDYRKNIIVMDPFAGSGATLSAINDLIKPKKVIAIEINKGPCELTRKILSSLYDNVEVVCGDTFKIAWSYRADLIITNPPFVRWHLVRNRDELIRLMDSMGYGKLIVRRDPGLHVLSFFLIDYILKDGGYVILVIPASTFYTEQGKGAKKLLKSRYDVIGLVENRITPSFSDGSGFKELIIFARKKSGLIGFIDGSNVETEIYYYEGKLRKTGTINLQKLPAFADRNWLSLFNYERASMLISIIERALDNGLLRYLNKHEIARGVEMYGPDFFFIPNAHWAIVREDESSIIISNRSNGTKLVIPRKYLVKCLRKPEYYNDNIYISDPEYYVLAITEEPKGDLGKYVEWGEGLNIPALKFGSRWYQHVWRQLQVKKPHGYIFIHDKIDLERNKVIANYSERPLCASKNFYVIKTNNPLIAAWYNSSIFKETIKVFGRRISETWTRLLEDDYLAIPVPSKIMNIDLRNVNNIDEVINKYLGL; encoded by the coding sequence ATGTATTTAATTGATGAGCAGTATGAGATTCAGAGGAGTGTAGATAGGAAGAGTACTTCGTCATATTATACAAGCCGTGATGGCTTAGCCGTAATTAGGAATTTTCTTAAGGAATTAAGTGAAGATTACAGAAAAAATATAATTGTTATGGATCCGTTCGCAGGCTCTGGCGCCACTCTCTCAGCTATTAATGACCTTATTAAGCCTAAGAAGGTAATAGCAATAGAGATCAACAAAGGACCTTGTGAGTTAACTCGTAAAATTTTATCCTCACTATATGATAATGTCGAAGTAGTATGTGGCGATACCTTTAAGATTGCATGGAGTTATAGGGCTGACCTCATTATTACGAACCCGCCCTTCGTTAGGTGGCACTTAGTTCGTAATAGAGATGAATTAATAAGGTTGATGGACTCAATGGGTTATGGTAAGCTTATTGTGAGAAGGGACCCTGGCCTTCACGTCCTTTCCTTCTTCTTGATAGACTACATACTTAAGGATGGTGGTTATGTAATCCTCGTGATACCTGCATCCACGTTCTATACAGAGCAGGGTAAAGGTGCTAAGAAATTACTAAAGTCGAGGTATGACGTGATTGGACTTGTGGAGAATAGGATTACCCCGTCATTTAGTGATGGTAGTGGCTTTAAGGAATTGATAATATTTGCCAGGAAGAAAAGCGGATTAATAGGCTTTATTGATGGCTCAAACGTAGAGACGGAGATTTACTATTATGAAGGAAAGTTAAGGAAAACTGGTACAATAAATCTGCAAAAGCTGCCTGCTTTTGCAGATAGGAATTGGCTCAGCCTATTTAATTATGAAAGAGCGAGCATGCTTATCTCAATTATAGAGAGAGCATTGGATAATGGCTTATTACGTTATTTAAATAAACATGAAATTGCCAGAGGCGTTGAGATGTATGGCCCGGACTTCTTCTTCATTCCTAATGCCCACTGGGCTATTGTGAGAGAGGATGAGTCATCAATTATTATAAGCAATAGGAGTAATGGTACAAAACTTGTAATACCCAGGAAATACTTGGTTAAGTGCTTAAGGAAGCCTGAGTATTACAATGATAATATTTATATAAGTGACCCTGAATATTACGTCTTAGCAATAACCGAGGAACCCAAGGGTGACTTAGGGAAATACGTAGAATGGGGCGAGGGCTTAAACATACCGGCTTTGAAGTTTGGGAGTAGGTGGTATCAGCATGTTTGGAGACAACTTCAGGTTAAGAAACCCCATGGATATATATTTATTCACGATAAGATAGATCTAGAGAGAAATAAGGTCATTGCCAATTATTCAGAAAGACCTTTATGTGCATCAAAGAACTTCTACGTAATAAAGACTAATAATCCATTAATTGCTGCTTGGTATAACTCATCAATATTTAAAGAAACAATAAAAGTATTTGGTAGGAGAATCTCAGAGACTTGGACAAGGCTGTTAGAAGATGACTACTTAGCTATTCCAGTGCCATCAAAGATTATGAATATAGATTTACGAAATGTAAACAATATTGATGAAGTAATAAATAAGTACTTAGGATTATAG
- a CDS encoding ATP-binding protein: protein MSSSSLNLLKVSNKLIIGLRIKKELDAWDLVQVLNGLRITVIKDEVSSIILHTPTHIPLFTGIHRDRIGHLLNKWVDYVEPLPSGITLSVIDNVSMSFSEVKVKAIPEVQVSTPTIITMCKLGDNQVRYSLFLRGSTHGKTDILSCNNKAFLPQLRDNIDLALKPSPKPGHMFMTKHYPIDIDLTRHLIVLGATGSGKTTLVKLLINNALQKGMFNKIVIFDPTGEYSLYLMGRGYVAIPGIDIAVNPLTLPRHRASELLAMAIQAAAFLYGENDNGGFSFIQLEVLEKAFERLGDRNTLRDLYIALNDLEQELRRNDYLNAISAVRRRLRKVMITALMRNVLSTSAIQSRLLVINMAPLYFVSQITAIIFTLTFLEVLSGMLNNSLIVIDEAHRILNRYVVGESIIERLIREGRHDSTTLVLVTQNPLDIKRNVLDIVGHYVVFKLNGKSAVEAADLLGIDKDIVIKLKSLEFYYHSNDITVKAYIMGNPGINYLVASGIIYRRLLENVNDQDYVNSMIKKFGRSLSPVLIPQVIELGRRLGYDVKSIIQLAAKKDPEYFRLLSRVITGEE from the coding sequence ATGTCGAGCTCGAGCTTGAACCTACTGAAGGTAAGCAATAAGTTAATCATCGGTCTACGCATCAAGAAGGAACTTGATGCTTGGGACCTAGTGCAAGTGCTCAATGGTTTGAGGATTACCGTAATAAAGGATGAGGTGAGCTCCATAATACTACATACGCCAACCCACATCCCATTGTTCACTGGTATACATAGAGATAGGATAGGGCATTTGCTTAATAAGTGGGTTGATTACGTGGAACCACTACCATCAGGAATAACACTTAGCGTAATCGACAATGTATCGATGAGTTTCTCGGAGGTTAAGGTCAAGGCAATACCAGAGGTTCAGGTATCCACACCCACTATAATAACAATGTGCAAGCTAGGCGATAACCAAGTGAGGTACTCATTATTCCTAAGAGGAAGTACCCATGGAAAAACTGACATACTCTCATGCAATAATAAGGCATTTCTACCGCAGCTCAGGGATAACATAGACCTAGCCCTCAAACCGTCACCAAAGCCAGGGCATATGTTCATGACAAAACACTATCCAATAGATATAGACCTCACGAGACACTTGATAGTGCTTGGCGCCACAGGCTCGGGAAAAACCACGCTCGTGAAATTACTAATAAACAATGCCCTCCAAAAAGGCATGTTTAATAAGATCGTAATCTTCGATCCAACAGGTGAATACTCGCTATACTTAATGGGTCGCGGTTACGTGGCCATACCCGGCATAGACATAGCGGTTAATCCACTGACGCTACCACGGCATAGAGCTAGTGAACTACTTGCAATGGCCATTCAAGCGGCTGCGTTCCTGTATGGCGAGAACGATAATGGCGGATTCTCATTCATTCAGTTAGAGGTTCTTGAAAAGGCCTTTGAGAGACTTGGCGATAGAAATACCCTGAGGGATCTATACATTGCGTTGAATGATCTTGAGCAAGAGTTGAGGAGGAATGATTATTTGAACGCGATCTCTGCAGTGAGGCGTAGGTTGAGGAAGGTGATGATAACTGCGCTCATGAGGAATGTGCTAAGCACGAGTGCTATTCAGTCCAGGTTATTAGTCATAAACATGGCGCCACTTTACTTCGTATCTCAGATTACCGCGATAATATTTACACTAACATTCCTCGAGGTGCTCAGTGGTATGCTCAATAATTCCCTCATTGTTATTGATGAAGCTCATAGAATTCTCAATAGGTATGTGGTTGGTGAGTCGATTATTGAGAGGTTGATTAGGGAGGGTAGACATGATAGCACTACGCTCGTTCTCGTGACTCAGAATCCACTTGATATTAAGAGGAATGTGCTTGACATTGTCGGCCATTACGTGGTCTTTAAATTGAATGGTAAGTCTGCAGTTGAGGCTGCGGATTTGCTGGGTATTGATAAGGACATTGTTATTAAATTGAAGTCTCTCGAGTTTTATTACCATAGTAATGACATTACCGTTAAGGCATATATAATGGGTAATCCAGGGATTAACTACTTAGTTGCTTCAGGCATTATTTATAGGAGGTTGCTTGAGAACGTTAATGACCAGGATTATGTTAATTCCATGATTAAGAAATTTGGGCGTTCACTAAGTCCTGTATTGATTCCCCAAGTCATTGAGCTGGGCAGGAGGTTGGGTTATGATGTCAAATCCATTATTCAATTGGCGGCTAAGAAGGACCCCGAGTACTTCAGGCTGCTTTCTAGGGTGATTACTGGTGAGGAGTAA
- a CDS encoding ATP-binding protein gives MRSKLIIVIIAAVTTYLIDHRVYLIIINTLIPLILIKDLVGFREQVRLFINDGDPIESVRISLAGIMVNGRELVGLRVLGVTYTFDSAFEEALARARALIRLFSKYRIIILVSSSGDYIIGIDKDTYQELFTELERLNIKVVRINGFELANALRLRVRRRSLVRLPLLLLFIPLLITVSAYVFLIFPILYTIYSIGDLSRRKFVINAEFNNEVVRDLRATMVMDSTMIKAEALSFRSRIFHAHASILLVISSNDELRDWVKSTASRVYSKFLMLRHVRYFLSYKDFEVTLRRIQQGEDVYSLYLASTARFDSSFKWRWVPSLPISKVLNANYSRAWSMELNLATLTPFSLQLINEKRGLAIIGKDVNGRDIYWSFSGLSPHTLIIGPTGAGKTTLAMSIAYQVKRRLGSNVRLIIIDPHGHANILNRLISIRIIDLGKSRVVTNELSALIESIRMSNPLLSIGTEGALLRMAGIGGDGISSINELLKRLEELSNNIILKEAYYNLYNALAPIINYYNDFGRNMLLNIHDLLNDDIIFIMKSILSDELLRYLTMLILLSVTRRAVSECRNPPCPLKYLVIIDEAHNVLKLPSEYRVLGVDDPVERMFRELRKFGVALFALMQPPLNVLNEGILGNVGTTVILSGNSQYVSHVASSINGMDNDDTLWLLSGQYRALVLHQGEPRSIRVSQLYVPRELIMKKTNE, from the coding sequence GTGAGGAGTAAATTAATAATCGTCATTATTGCCGCTGTTACTACTTACCTTATTGACCATAGGGTTTACCTGATTATTATTAACACGTTAATACCCCTCATCTTGATTAAGGACTTAGTTGGATTTAGGGAGCAGGTTAGGTTGTTTATTAATGATGGTGATCCCATCGAATCTGTGAGAATTAGTCTGGCGGGTATTATGGTGAATGGCAGGGAGTTGGTGGGTCTTAGGGTATTGGGTGTGACCTATACCTTTGATTCTGCGTTCGAGGAGGCACTGGCTAGGGCTCGTGCATTGATTCGCTTATTTTCAAAGTATAGGATTATCATTCTAGTGTCGTCGAGTGGTGATTACATTATTGGTATTGATAAGGATACTTATCAGGAATTATTTACTGAGCTTGAACGATTAAATATTAAGGTTGTTAGAATTAATGGTTTTGAGTTGGCTAATGCTTTGAGGCTGCGTGTTAGGCGCAGGTCATTAGTTAGGCTTCCGCTCCTCCTCCTATTCATTCCGCTCCTAATTACAGTTTCGGCTTATGTATTTCTTATATTTCCCATATTGTATACTATTTACTCCATTGGTGATTTATCGAGGAGGAAATTTGTAATTAATGCAGAATTTAACAATGAGGTTGTTCGTGATCTAAGGGCTACGATGGTCATGGATAGTACGATGATCAAGGCTGAGGCATTAAGCTTTAGGAGCAGGATTTTCCATGCTCATGCAAGTATTTTACTAGTGATATCGAGTAATGATGAGTTAAGGGACTGGGTTAAGAGCACCGCTAGTAGGGTGTACAGTAAATTCTTAATGCTTAGGCACGTTAGGTACTTCCTTAGTTATAAGGATTTTGAGGTTACATTGAGAAGGATTCAGCAGGGTGAGGATGTATACTCGCTCTATCTAGCTAGCACCGCTAGGTTTGACTCCTCATTTAAGTGGAGGTGGGTGCCATCATTGCCGATATCAAAGGTTCTTAATGCTAATTATAGCCGTGCATGGTCCATGGAATTGAACCTAGCAACACTCACACCATTCTCACTTCAATTAATTAATGAGAAACGCGGTTTAGCCATAATTGGTAAGGACGTTAACGGTAGAGATATTTATTGGTCATTCAGTGGGTTGAGTCCTCACACCTTGATAATAGGACCGACTGGCGCGGGAAAGACCACATTGGCCATGAGTATTGCCTATCAGGTCAAGCGGAGGTTGGGGAGTAATGTTAGATTAATAATAATTGACCCTCATGGGCATGCTAACATCCTTAATAGGTTGATTAGTATAAGGATTATCGATTTAGGTAAGAGCAGGGTTGTGACAAATGAATTATCTGCATTAATTGAATCAATACGAATGTCAAATCCACTGCTTTCAATAGGCACCGAAGGTGCATTATTACGTATGGCAGGTATTGGTGGTGATGGAATTTCGAGCATTAATGAATTGCTGAAACGGCTTGAGGAATTGTCAAATAATATAATATTGAAGGAGGCATATTATAACCTGTATAATGCGTTGGCGCCCATTATCAATTATTACAATGACTTTGGTAGAAATATGTTACTTAATATACATGATCTGCTTAATGATGACATTATTTTCATAATGAAATCAATATTGAGCGATGAATTATTGAGGTATTTAACAATGCTCATACTACTTTCAGTTACTAGAAGAGCGGTTTCTGAATGCCGTAATCCACCATGCCCATTGAAATACTTAGTAATTATTGATGAGGCTCATAATGTGCTTAAGTTACCGAGTGAATATAGGGTGCTTGGTGTTGATGATCCTGTGGAGAGGATGTTTAGGGAGTTGAGGAAATTCGGTGTAGCGTTATTCGCATTGATGCAGCCGCCACTCAATGTCCTTAATGAGGGTATTTTAGGGAATGTAGGTACTACAGTTATTCTATCAGGGAACTCGCAATACGTTTCTCATGTAGCGTCAAGTATTAATGGCATGGACAATGATGACACACTATGGTTATTGAGTGGGCAATATAGGGCTTTAGTTTTGCACCAGGGTGAGCCTAGGTCTATTAGGGTGTCTCAGCTTTATGTTCCTAGGGAATTAATAATGAAGAAAACTAATGAGTAA
- the speD gene encoding adenosylmethionine decarboxylase, whose translation MTAQTLIELGGRERNALVYGVHVYGNLYGCNRELLKDEMYLLKIVREAADIAGALVVSTFYYKFGVNGGISVVAIVAESHISIHTWPEHAYATVDVYTCGNHTNPMAAFEHIAKNLNAKKVEVFVSDRSYYLNNNDNNELNGDEMS comes from the coding sequence ATGACAGCCCAAACCTTAATAGAGTTGGGGGGTAGGGAAAGGAATGCATTGGTGTATGGAGTACACGTATATGGAAATCTATATGGCTGCAATAGAGAATTACTTAAGGATGAGATGTATTTACTAAAAATCGTTAGAGAGGCTGCAGATATTGCAGGTGCATTAGTAGTATCAACATTTTATTATAAATTTGGGGTTAATGGTGGAATTTCCGTAGTCGCCATTGTTGCCGAGAGCCATATATCAATCCATACCTGGCCTGAGCATGCCTATGCAACGGTTGACGTATACACCTGTGGTAATCATACAAATCCAATGGCCGCCTTTGAACATATAGCCAAGAACTTAAATGCTAAAAAGGTTGAGGTTTTTGTATCTGATCGGTCATATTACTTAAACAATAATGACAATAATGAACTTAATGGTGATGAAATGAGTTGA
- the hxlB gene encoding 6-phospho-3-hexuloisomerase, which yields MEELNYFKNAYVEIGNFILNALNAINIKDVESFINALINVYKNDRKVLVVGAGRSGLVGRAFAMRLMHLGFRSYVLGETITPSVGEGDLVVAISGSGTTTMVVAAAEAAKRMKAMIIAITSYRDSPLASYADLVVQVPGRTKVAKMDDYFARQILGLHEPLAPLGTLFEDTTMVLLDAVIAELMYRLKKTEDEIRMRHANIEVP from the coding sequence ATGGAAGAGCTTAATTATTTTAAGAATGCGTATGTAGAAATTGGAAATTTTATTCTGAATGCCCTTAATGCCATTAATATTAAGGATGTCGAGTCCTTCATAAACGCCCTAATAAATGTTTATAAGAATGATAGGAAGGTGCTCGTCGTCGGCGCTGGTAGATCAGGTCTTGTGGGTAGGGCATTCGCAATGAGGCTCATGCACCTGGGTTTTAGGTCCTACGTACTTGGTGAGACCATAACACCCAGTGTTGGCGAGGGTGATCTCGTGGTTGCTATTTCAGGTAGTGGTACGACGACGATGGTTGTAGCCGCAGCTGAAGCAGCTAAGAGAATGAAGGCCATGATTATTGCAATAACGAGTTATAGAGACTCACCACTGGCTAGTTATGCAGATTTAGTTGTTCAGGTGCCCGGTAGGACGAAGGTAGCCAAGATGGATGATTACTTCGCTAGGCAAATACTTGGTCTTCATGAACCACTGGCGCCCTTGGGAACGTTATTTGAGGACACAACCATGGTTCTCTTAGATGCAGTAATCGCAGAGTTAATGTATAGGCTTAAAAAGACGGAGGATGAGATAAGGATGAGACATGCAAATATTGAGGTACCCTAA
- a CDS encoding PhoH family protein, which yields MSSLLDKIKPMSIGQERFLNALKDSRNEIVGVFGPTGTGKSLISCVYGISSVLAGTYKRFIIARPVVDVSTGRSLTPEELGDLYYRIASTYLEDILEGLMDREEITKLLQDGRVMVTDVSYLRGRTFDDSLIFLDDAQSTQPENAAEILMRIGRNSRLIIAGDPVLQRPLGVDKDGATLLREVLLNEENAVVIDLGLKDIVRPGAKRGVKVSFELRMRRRELSNVERQILDLIRVHAPDADVVTVIEFKQDKENLGIKSENVPDALIIAKEGHLGRVVGKGGERIKAIEGESNLRVRTVEMNLNFREWIRALHPVGWIGKHIVDVDFAGPELMIIVRRNAFGAFVGQKGVYVRLIDRVFKRLVNVGIRAMESEEESR from the coding sequence ATGTCATCATTACTAGATAAGATTAAGCCCATGAGTATTGGGCAAGAGAGGTTCCTGAACGCACTCAAGGACTCGAGGAACGAGATAGTGGGTGTTTTTGGACCAACAGGTACTGGCAAGAGCCTAATATCATGTGTGTATGGCATATCCTCAGTACTTGCAGGGACCTATAAGCGATTTATAATTGCTAGGCCCGTGGTTGATGTGAGTACGGGCAGGTCATTAACGCCTGAGGAACTCGGTGATCTATACTACAGAATTGCCTCGACTTATCTTGAGGACATTCTCGAGGGTTTAATGGATAGGGAGGAGATAACAAAGCTTCTCCAGGATGGTAGGGTTATGGTCACTGATGTATCCTACCTAAGGGGTAGGACTTTTGATGATTCATTAATATTCCTAGATGATGCCCAAAGCACCCAGCCTGAGAACGCGGCTGAGATTCTCATGAGGATTGGTAGGAATTCACGATTGATAATTGCGGGTGACCCAGTACTTCAGAGACCACTTGGTGTTGATAAGGACGGCGCGACATTACTTAGGGAGGTACTTCTTAATGAAGAAAATGCCGTTGTCATCGACCTTGGACTCAAGGACATAGTTAGACCAGGCGCGAAGAGGGGTGTTAAGGTGTCCTTTGAGTTAAGGATGAGAAGGAGGGAGTTAAGCAATGTGGAGAGACAAATACTTGACTTAATAAGAGTTCATGCACCTGATGCTGATGTGGTTACTGTTATCGAGTTCAAGCAGGATAAGGAAAATCTCGGCATTAAGAGTGAGAACGTACCTGACGCATTAATAATAGCTAAGGAGGGTCACCTTGGTAGGGTGGTTGGTAAGGGTGGTGAGAGGATTAAGGCGATTGAGGGTGAGAGCAACCTGAGGGTTAGGACCGTGGAGATGAACCTTAACTTCAGGGAGTGGATTAGGGCATTGCACCCGGTTGGCTGGATTGGTAAGCACATTGTCGATGTTGATTTTGCAGGTCCTGAACTCATGATTATTGTTAGGAGAAATGCCTTCGGAGCCTTCGTTGGCCAGAAGGGAGTTTATGTTAGACTGATTGATAGAGTATTTAAGCGCTTGGTAAATGTTGGTATTAGGGCTATGGAAAGCGAGGAGGAGTCAAGATAA
- a CDS encoding LOG family protein, which yields MQIAIAAHSSPVDPKNEAMAREFLKELHSQCPSITLLLGGYWGFMKSIVDEALKLSFKVVVILPLERHDVELPSDAIRIDSGCEFRCRSVIMVRSSDALVALGGGAGTIIEVLLAYAMGKPAYVLTGTNLSSDNLPKAFPEYIDERKVIRIRYFDDPVKLAREICRERITPVKAAFG from the coding sequence ATGCAGATAGCCATAGCAGCTCATTCTAGCCCTGTGGATCCGAAAAATGAAGCCATGGCTAGGGAATTCCTCAAGGAACTCCATTCCCAATGCCCATCAATCACATTATTACTTGGTGGCTATTGGGGATTCATGAAGTCCATAGTCGATGAAGCATTGAAGTTGAGCTTCAAAGTCGTTGTTATACTTCCCCTGGAGAGACATGATGTTGAGTTACCAAGTGATGCCATTAGGATTGACAGTGGGTGCGAGTTTAGGTGTAGGTCTGTCATAATGGTTAGGTCCAGCGATGCTCTTGTGGCGTTGGGTGGAGGCGCTGGCACAATTATTGAGGTATTACTTGCCTATGCAATGGGTAAGCCTGCATATGTTTTAACGGGAACAAACTTAAGCAGTGATAACCTGCCTAAGGCATTTCCTGAGTATATCGATGAGAGGAAAGTTATTAGGATTAGGTACTTTGACGACCCAGTCAAGCTCGCCAGGGAGATTTGCCGTGAGAGGATTACGCCTGTGAAGGCGGCGTTTGGTTAG
- a CDS encoding NOG1 family protein yields the protein MMLVINVIKVPHVPTSEELWNAVIGVYFSLQTRNPSVEPGIDRLRRLELRRVREVRRYLSDAFRDVALGMPFLDSLHPFYRELIELMIDRTMYKHSLAKVGHATKALSSIYKDTVLSIKSATTSNDITRARRNFLARIRNLLMDLKPELDFLKNTATKLDKLPNIDPNLFTIVVSGMPNVGKSSFVRCVSSGKPKVAEYPFTTKELHVGHFTVLNDVKVQVIDTPGLLDRSLSERNRIELQAILALKYLARVIVFIVDPTNHSGYSLIEQVNLLREIKDNFNAPTLVLINKIDIAMESEVGTALSNVALIDNSIPVFRVSTINCNGCRDVINYIIDNYIIPMLKEVLSSR from the coding sequence ATGATGCTGGTCATTAACGTGATTAAGGTACCTCATGTACCGACCAGTGAGGAGTTGTGGAATGCCGTGATTGGTGTTTACTTTAGCCTTCAGACTAGGAATCCGAGTGTTGAACCTGGCATTGATAGGTTGAGGAGGCTTGAGTTGAGGAGGGTTAGGGAAGTTAGGAGGTACTTAAGCGATGCCTTTCGTGATGTGGCCCTTGGAATGCCCTTCCTAGACTCCCTGCATCCATTCTATAGGGAGTTGATTGAGTTAATGATTGATAGGACCATGTATAAGCACTCCCTGGCAAAGGTTGGTCATGCCACGAAAGCCCTCTCATCAATTTATAAGGATACTGTCTTATCCATTAAATCAGCAACGACGAGTAATGACATAACCAGGGCGAGGAGGAACTTCTTAGCCAGGATAAGGAACCTACTCATGGATTTGAAGCCGGAACTTGATTTCCTAAAGAACACAGCAACAAAACTCGATAAACTACCAAACATAGACCCAAATCTATTCACAATAGTTGTGTCTGGCATGCCTAATGTTGGGAAGAGTAGCTTCGTTAGGTGTGTGAGTAGTGGTAAGCCTAAGGTTGCTGAGTATCCATTCACTACTAAGGAGTTACATGTTGGTCACTTCACGGTACTCAACGATGTGAAGGTTCAGGTAATAGATACACCCGGACTCCTTGATAGGTCGTTAAGTGAACGTAATAGGATCGAACTTCAGGCAATACTGGCACTTAAGTACTTGGCAAGAGTCATAGTCTTCATAGTAGACCCAACAAATCATAGTGGCTATTCACTAATAGAGCAAGTAAACCTGTTGAGAGAGATTAAAGACAATTTCAATGCGCCAACGCTTGTACTTATAAATAAGATTGATATAGCAATGGAAAGCGAGGTAGGCACGGCATTGAGTAATGTAGCCCTTATTGATAATTCAATACCCGTATTTAGAGTATCAACTATTAACTGTAATGGTTGTAGGGATGTTATTAATTACATAATTGATAATTACATAATACCGATGCTCAAGGAAGTACTAAGTAGCCGATGA
- a CDS encoding DUF998 domain-containing protein, with protein sequence MSISKLSVAGLLIFIGVAEFLLLMLIAEALYPGYSVSRNYISDLGVGSTAVIFNSSIIIMGLLLIIAAVLAWGLSRIFAITIALTGIGAMGVGIFPETIHPFHLIFALIAFLFASISSYPTIRISRSPGRVLWPILGTVGLIALILYILNMYLGLGPGGMERMIVYPNLIWALAFAAELMNYPSQRSKP encoded by the coding sequence ATGAGCATTAGCAAATTGAGCGTTGCAGGGCTCCTAATATTCATTGGCGTGGCTGAATTCCTACTACTAATGCTCATTGCAGAGGCGCTTTACCCAGGATACTCCGTCTCCCGGAATTACATTAGCGACTTGGGTGTTGGGTCGACGGCAGTTATATTCAACTCCTCAATAATAATCATGGGCCTCCTACTAATAATTGCTGCAGTCCTCGCATGGGGACTCAGCAGGATCTTCGCAATAACAATAGCCCTAACGGGCATTGGTGCAATGGGCGTTGGCATATTCCCAGAGACCATACATCCATTCCACCTAATCTTCGCATTAATAGCCTTCCTATTCGCATCAATATCGTCATACCCAACAATAAGGATATCGAGAAGTCCAGGCAGGGTACTATGGCCAATACTGGGTACCGTGGGCCTAATCGCCCTAATACTATACATACTGAATATGTACCTGGGCCTAGGTCCCGGTGGGATGGAAAGAATGATAGTATACCCAAACCTAATCTGGGCCTTAGCATTCGCGGCAGAACTAATGAACTACCCATCACAAAGATCTAAACCCTAA
- a CDS encoding AbrB/MazE/SpoVT family DNA-binding domain-containing protein, whose product MDGQELRQRRGAPGYRVTKLPYRVRVYLNNQVLIPANLVRVLGISGLKYAVITVSYNGILITVKGVKLLRTRHTDSRQFTIPREVREAYGIRPGDEIEIIDIKPFRLS is encoded by the coding sequence ATGGATGGTCAAGAATTGAGGCAGAGGCGTGGTGCGCCAGGTTATAGGGTTACTAAGTTACCATATAGGGTTAGGGTTTACCTGAATAACCAGGTCTTGATACCAGCGAATTTAGTTAGGGTTTTAGGTATTTCTGGGCTTAAGTATGCGGTCATTACTGTCTCATACAATGGGATCCTAATTACTGTTAAGGGCGTTAAGTTACTGAGGACTAGGCACACGGACTCTAGGCAGTTTACTATTCCTAGGGAGGTTAGGGAGGCCTACGGGATTAGACCTGGCGATGAAATCGAGATAATAGACATAAAGCCCTTCAGACTCTCCTAA